One genomic region from Epinephelus fuscoguttatus linkage group LG6, E.fuscoguttatus.final_Chr_v1 encodes:
- the ela3l gene encoding elastase 3 like has protein sequence MIPIVLASVLIASALGCGTPPIQPLTSRVVNGVDARPHSWPWQISLQYERSGVWRHTCGGSLIAANWVMTAAHCINPKLTYRVFVGKHNLVEEEAGAKAILPEKIIVHEKWNQIFVALGNDIALIKLSESVTLSDQVQLGCIPAPGTLLPNLYPCYITGWGRVSTGGPIADKLQQALMPVADHATCSQPDWWGIAVRTTMVCAGGDGIVAGCNGDSGGPLNCKNTEGAWEVHGIASFVSGLGCNYEKKPTVFTRVSAFNDWIDQVMMNN, from the exons ATGATCCCCATTGTGCTGGCCTCAGTGCTCATTGCTAGCG CCCTTGGGTGCGGCACCCCACCCATTCAGCCACTGACTTCCCGTGTGGTCAATGGAGTAGATGCCAGGCCCCACAGCTGGCCCTGGCAG ATCTCTCTGCAGTATGAAAGGAGCGGTGTGTGGAGGCACACTTGTGGGGGATCTCTGATTGCTGCCAACTGGGTCATGACTGCTGCTCACTGCATCAA CCCCAAGCTCACCTACAGAGTGTTTGTGGGCAAACACAACCTGGTCGAGGAAGAAGCTGGTGCCAAGGCCATCCTGCCCGAGAAGATCATCGTCCATGAGAAATGGAACCAGATCTTTGTGGCCCTCGG AAACGATATTGCCCTGATCAAGCTGTCAGAGTCTGTGACTTTGAGCGACCAGGTGCAGCTGGGATGTATTCCTGCTCCTGGCACTTTGCTGCCCAACCTCTACCCCTGCTACATCACCGGATGGGGCAGGGTGTCTA CCGGAGGCCCCATAGCTGATAAGCTGCAGCAGGCTTTGATGCCCGTGGCTGACCATGCCACCTGCTCCCAGCCTGACTGGTGGGGTATTGCTGTCAGGACCACCATGGTGTGTGCCGGTGGGGATGGAATTGTTGCTGGATGCAAC GGTGACTCTGGTGGCCCTCTGAACTGTAAGAACACAGAGGGTGCTTGGGAGGTCCATGGCATTGCCAGCTTCGTCTCTGGCCTTGGCTGCAACTACGAGAAGAAACCCACTGTCTTCACCAGAGTCTCCGCTTTCAACGACTGGATCGACCAG gttaTGATGAACAACTAA